One part of the Streptomyces lienomycini genome encodes these proteins:
- a CDS encoding class I adenylate-forming enzyme family protein, with translation MEKASWWGTSLLEAGADRYPWVISRTEESRSELRSAVAGLGRAFADHGMGPGSTVLLRMRPSLTCLRVLLALWSRGAQVILVDFRSSGAEYQPLVDLLRPQYTIDSDAYTGPATGLADEVPFRVRSRPTGVPATSDACLVQFSSGSTGRPKVIGRTPQSLLAELGRHAALAELPGAGDRVLVLNSLVHTMGLVTGVLYALQAGATVVLPPAPTPSDVLETARRTGAVAIYGVPAHFELLTRTAQAPPLPALRLAVTGGERLPVDVYEEFHRRYGVPLGQVYGVTETGLLAAGLHGPRPPALGALVPGVEAKVVDQELHVRLDRSPYLLDDQPDRYADGWLRTFDRFTADDTSGELSILGRADSLVTIGGLKVDLAEVETVLRQHPAVREAVVLHHEVIEAYVGGETAPEPGELIAWCRERLSAVKIPKRFLAAPALPRNKTGKLSRDRSAIRSALCPDPGGATQ, from the coding sequence ATGGAAAAGGCGTCCTGGTGGGGCACATCATTGCTGGAGGCCGGTGCGGACCGGTATCCCTGGGTTATTTCGCGTACCGAGGAATCCCGTTCCGAACTGCGCTCCGCGGTGGCCGGACTCGGCCGTGCGTTCGCCGACCACGGGATGGGCCCCGGCAGCACGGTCCTGCTGCGGATGCGTCCGAGCCTCACCTGTCTGCGCGTGCTGCTGGCTCTGTGGAGCCGGGGCGCGCAGGTGATACTGGTGGATTTCCGGTCGTCCGGCGCCGAGTACCAACCGCTCGTCGATCTTCTGCGACCGCAGTACACCATCGACTCCGACGCGTACACCGGGCCGGCGACCGGGCTGGCGGACGAGGTCCCCTTCCGTGTCCGTTCCCGGCCGACCGGGGTGCCCGCGACGTCGGACGCCTGCCTCGTCCAGTTCAGTTCCGGCTCGACCGGCCGGCCCAAGGTGATCGGCCGCACCCCCCAGTCGCTGCTCGCCGAACTCGGCCGGCACGCCGCGTTGGCGGAACTGCCGGGCGCCGGCGACCGCGTACTGGTGCTCAACTCCCTCGTCCACACGATGGGCCTGGTCACCGGGGTGCTGTACGCGCTTCAGGCGGGCGCGACGGTGGTGCTGCCGCCCGCGCCCACCCCGTCCGACGTGCTGGAGACGGCACGGCGGACCGGGGCCGTCGCGATCTACGGAGTGCCGGCCCACTTCGAACTGCTGACCAGGACCGCGCAGGCGCCCCCGCTGCCCGCGCTGCGGCTGGCGGTCACCGGCGGCGAACGGCTGCCCGTCGACGTGTACGAGGAGTTCCACCGCCGCTACGGAGTACCGCTCGGCCAGGTGTACGGCGTCACCGAGACCGGACTGCTCGCGGCCGGCCTGCACGGACCGAGGCCGCCGGCGCTGGGCGCGTTGGTGCCGGGAGTCGAGGCGAAGGTCGTCGACCAGGAACTGCACGTGCGCCTCGACCGGTCCCCGTACCTGCTCGACGACCAGCCGGACCGGTACGCGGACGGCTGGCTGCGCACCTTCGACCGTTTCACCGCGGACGACACCAGCGGCGAACTGAGCATCCTCGGCCGCGCCGACTCCCTCGTCACCATCGGCGGCCTGAAGGTCGACCTCGCCGAGGTGGAGACGGTGCTGCGGCAGCACCCCGCCGTCCGTGAGGCGGTCGTGCTGCACCACGAGGTGATCGAGGCGTACGTCGGGGGCGAGACGGCGCCCGAGCCGGGCGAACTCATCGCCTGGTGCCGGGAGCGGCTGAGCGCGGTCAAGATCCCCAAACGCTTCCTCGCGGCCCCCGCCCTGCCCCGCAACAAGACCGGCAAGCTCTCCCGCGACCGGAGTGCCATCCGGTCCGCCCTGTGCCCCGACCCCGGAGGAGCAACCCAGTGA